A window of Hevea brasiliensis isolate MT/VB/25A 57/8 unplaced genomic scaffold, ASM3005281v1 Scaf7, whole genome shotgun sequence genomic DNA:
TTCCTTATTATTAATATAACAGAATCATTTGCTGCATTGGTCCAAGCCTCTAAATGGAGTTGATCAAATCAACTTCCAAAACACAAAAAATGTACATTAGTGGATATTGAACAGCAAATCAAAAAAATTTGACCCCACTACATTGGGAACTAAGACAAAGAATGAATTGCAATAAATGAAGTATTCTCAGGCTCCTATCAAACTATATCCTGTGTTTAACATATATGCCTCCCTTGCACAATGGGGAAAAATGCAGTTTACCTCCAGGCACATAGCAGTGTACAATCATGAAGTAGAGCTGTTTTAGTGACTTCAAGTAAAGGCTTAACCACATCCTCCTGAAACCAATGACAACAATGATCAAAGTGTTTTTTTAATTTCACCAAGGACAGCAAACTGCACATGTGAATGAGTGGATCCCAATTTTGTTTGTGATGTTAAATCgtgaagatatatatatatatatatatatatatatatatatgacagaGAAAGATCATCAGTTAGAAGCATAGTTTACCACATCGACATGACACAGAACAATGCGAAGCTTGTAGTTCTTTTGCAGTTCCCTTATTCGATAATACAGATAGTCAGGATGCAGTAAATGATACCGAAGACTGCATCAAACGGACAACTTATCAAAATTAGCAAAGTTTAGGCATAATTCAGAAAGGCACAAACCAAATGCTATAGGCTGTGATCATAAACTCCAAGACGCAGGTGTTCATAGTCTATATCATTTAAATcaacattttaaaatataatttcatgTGAAACATAACAAATGAGAAGCAAATAGTGGAAGCCCATAGCTTAAACCTTAGATAGAGGGCACAAGAATTCTGGCCAAGCAAGTAGTCACAAACCACATCTGCAAAAGCCCATCTTACATTTCTGATATGTTTAAGCAACGGATTTCCCTTCTGCAAAAGGGAACAAACTTGCTGAAGGGAAAACCCAAAAAAAATAGAGAATTTAACatataaagaaggaaaaaaaaaaagccttacCTGCCTGTGGCTAACAAGAATTGCATTGCGACTCTGGCCATTCTGCAGAGAAGAAGAAGCAACAGCAGGCGATGGAGACGGAGAAGGCACACTGTATTTCATAATTTAGCCAAAACCACATATAAACAAGCCAAAAAGAACAATTACCCAAGAAAGCAAAAGAGAGTACCTTGCATCATCCGAGACGGGCACAGATTGAGAGGTAGAGGAGGAAGGAGGAGGTGGAGGAGGAGTGTAGAATTCAGAGTTCTTGATAAAAGAGAATGCTTGAGAGAAAGTCTGTGATGGCTTAAATAAAGATTGCGACTTTGGCTGTGAGCTCTGCATTACTTCTTGGTAGGATGGTATTTGAATCACCACCTTCTTAGGGTTAGTTGTTCTGTTCTGCTCTTCTCCCTCCTCCATGTCCTTTGCCCTAATTCCTTTCACCGTTTCAAAATTCAGTTGAATGGGAGACGGAGATTTCAGAAAAATAACTTTCTTGGACGGCCTAAACTTCTTGCAAGTCTTAGACCCAAAAATCCGGCCCATTAGCCCATCATCCTTTGGTCTTAATGGCTAAAATATTagccttttattttatttaataaataaatatttaatggtCTCTTTTGTGAACTAATGAAATTAAGATATTTCATAGTTGCACTACCAGTTTGTAGtttttttgaatttaaaaattttaaaaaggtcATAATATGaattcttatttttttatatgttatAAGACAGacatttaatcatttttattttaataatttaataattattaaaataaaaatttaaacattatatttttttaatataaaattcatAAAGTAAACTTAGTCATTTCTGTTAATAAACCCGTTTAGAGGTTGATTCTGTGGAAGGATCAAgttgataattaattaattaatgatttaatagtaaattattaaaaaaattaattataaatatataaattaattaaatataacacctattaatataaataaatataaataattaaattttaattatttaaagtaaAACTTTAACAttcattaaattatatttacataaatttaataatatttttaaattttgtatttttaaattttatatagaaatatttaaataatataatacataaaaaatttctataaatatataattatccttttaatatttataaaatattaagtatatgtaaaaaataattatattgaaataaaaaacacATTACGAGCAA
This region includes:
- the LOC110658037 gene encoding DNA excision repair protein ERCC-1 is translated as MEEGEEQNRTTNPKKVVIQIPSYQEVMQSSQPKSQSLFKPSQTFSQAFSFIKNSEFYTPPPPPPSSSTSQSVPVSDDASVPSPSPSPAVASSSLQNGQSRNAILVSHRQKGNPLLKHIRNVRWAFADVVCDYLLGQNSCALYLSLRYHLLHPDYLYYRIRELQKNYKLRIVLCHVDVEDVVKPLLEVTKTALLHDCTLLCAWSLEECGRYLETIKMYENKPADLIQGQMDTDYLSRLTHALTTVRHVNKTDVVTLGSTFGSLSNIMDASMEDLARCPGIGERKVKRLYDTFHEPFKRVVSSHPVVPETSPKDNEPSSVNEVTDVEKEGEDVSKRRKKEPELTVKSALSTAFAKYADKFGKKNDKSFEEKAGETSVTVESGASKGDSGDMTAS